The Nitrospirales bacterium genome includes a window with the following:
- the rplB gene encoding 50S ribosomal protein L2 → MSIKEYKPTSPGRRGMSSLTSEGLSAKRPDKKLTEKLSKSGGRNNRGRVTSRFRGGGHKRLYRKVDFKRDKVGIEATVAAIEYDPNRSARIALLHYQDGEKRYILAPDGLVVGARVRAGVDSDVRVGNALPLRSMPLGSIVHNIEMRPGKGAQLVRSAGTFAQVMGRDGAYVQVRLVSGEMRRILGACMATVGQVGNSDHGNITIGKAGRSRWKGKRPHVRGVVMNPVDHPHGGGEGKAGQGNPHPVSPWGTPTKGYKTRKRKNPSSKFIISRRKSKKGS, encoded by the coding sequence ATGTCAATAAAAGAATATAAGCCAACATCACCTGGCCGCCGTGGTATGTCGTCCCTGACGAGTGAGGGGCTAAGCGCGAAGCGGCCTGACAAAAAGCTCACTGAAAAGCTGTCGAAGTCCGGTGGTCGGAATAATCGCGGACGAGTGACTTCTCGATTCCGAGGCGGTGGACATAAACGTTTGTACCGAAAGGTAGATTTTAAGAGGGATAAGGTCGGGATTGAGGCGACGGTTGCCGCTATAGAGTATGATCCAAATCGATCAGCAAGGATAGCACTGTTGCATTATCAGGATGGTGAAAAGCGGTACATTTTGGCCCCTGATGGACTTGTCGTTGGTGCTCGTGTTAGAGCTGGAGTCGATTCTGATGTGAGAGTTGGAAACGCCCTGCCTTTGAGGTCCATGCCGCTAGGCTCCATCGTTCACAACATAGAAATGCGTCCGGGCAAGGGTGCTCAATTGGTCAGAAGTGCTGGGACCTTCGCTCAGGTTATGGGTCGTGATGGTGCCTATGTTCAGGTCCGATTAGTATCAGGGGAAATGCGTAGGATATTAGGGGCGTGCATGGCGACAGTTGGTCAAGTTGGGAATAGTGATCATGGAAATATTACGATAGGAAAAGCTGGGCGTTCTCGGTGGAAGGGGAAGCGTCCACATGTTCGAGGTGTGGTGATGAATCCGGTTGACCATCCTCATGGTGGTGGGGAAGGGAAGGCGGGTCAGGGTAATCCTCATCCAGTCTCCCCTTGGGGTACCCCAACGAAGGGCTATAAAACTCGAAAACGAAAGAACCCATCATCTAAGTTTATCATCTCTCGCAGAAAGTCTAAAAAAGGTTCGTGA
- a CDS encoding 50S ribosomal protein L23: protein MKLNHHDILIRPLLTEKITNIRDQKNCVSFIVDRRASRIDIGNAVQSVLKVKVESVNVMNVKGKPKRQGRFVGKRPDWKKAIVTLKDGEKVELYESA, encoded by the coding sequence GTGAAATTGAATCATCATGATATTTTAATCCGCCCTCTTCTGACAGAGAAGATCACCAATATTCGGGATCAGAAAAATTGTGTTTCATTTATTGTTGATCGTCGGGCTTCCAGGATTGATATAGGAAATGCCGTTCAGTCTGTCTTAAAAGTCAAAGTTGAGTCTGTTAATGTCATGAATGTGAAGGGTAAACCGAAACGGCAAGGACGATTTGTAGGGAAACGACCTGATTGGAAAAAGGCTATCGTTACGTTAAAAGATGGTGAAAAAGTCGAATTGTACGAGAGTGCTTAG
- the rplD gene encoding 50S ribosomal protein L4, with amino-acid sequence MPTAQIRDISGNPRGNVDLSEKVFGVEVDRSLLHSAVVMQRASRRQGTSSTLGRGEVKGSGRKPWKQKHTGRARAGSVRSPIWRHGGIVFGPKPRSYEFRLPKKMYRSALRSALSAKAHSGDVVLIEDLSMPEQKTRHFAKLLSDFGFSGNLLVVAGDGFDGLERVARNIPNVKLARVEHLNVYDILRCQTLVILQAELENIQEYWS; translated from the coding sequence ATGCCAACAGCGCAAATTAGAGATATTTCAGGAAATCCGAGGGGAAATGTCGATTTGAGCGAGAAGGTCTTTGGAGTTGAAGTCGATCGTTCTCTTCTTCATAGCGCGGTGGTGATGCAGCGAGCTTCTCGACGACAGGGGACATCTTCTACTCTTGGTCGTGGTGAGGTGAAGGGCTCTGGGAGAAAGCCTTGGAAGCAAAAGCATACCGGGCGAGCACGAGCGGGATCCGTTCGCTCACCTATCTGGCGTCATGGTGGTATTGTGTTTGGTCCAAAGCCAAGAAGTTATGAGTTTCGCTTACCGAAAAAAATGTATCGTTCGGCTCTCAGGTCGGCATTAAGTGCAAAGGCGCATTCGGGTGATGTGGTCCTTATTGAGGATCTCTCGATGCCTGAGCAAAAGACGCGTCATTTCGCGAAGCTTTTATCAGATTTTGGTTTTTCAGGTAACTTGCTAGTCGTGGCAGGTGATGGATTTGACGGTCTCGAGCGAGTTGCTCGAAATATTCCCAATGTTAAATTGGCGAGAGTCGAGCATTTGAATGTCTACGATATTCTTCGTTGTCAGACGTTGGTCATTCTCCAGGCTGAGCTTGAAAATATTCAGGAGTATTGGTCGTGA
- the rplC gene encoding 50S ribosomal protein L3: MLGKKLGMIQVYDSHRRLIPVTVIEAGPCGVAQVKTRDRDGYDAVQVGFEEIAEKKISKPLAGHFRSKGSRFWRYLREFSSEGSCKVGDMLTVEMFSLGDGVVVRGVSKGKGFQGVIKRHNYAGGPASHGSMFHRAPGSIGNSSFPSRVWKNKALPGQMGNKNITIQGLKVIEVRPEENLLFVSGSVPGSIGSLLEITKSKKDA; encoded by the coding sequence ATGCTGGGCAAAAAATTAGGAATGATTCAAGTGTATGATTCGCATCGCCGTTTAATTCCGGTCACGGTCATTGAGGCTGGTCCGTGTGGTGTGGCTCAGGTTAAAACGCGTGATCGAGACGGGTATGATGCTGTTCAAGTTGGTTTTGAGGAAATTGCCGAAAAGAAAATTTCCAAGCCTCTTGCGGGTCATTTTCGTTCGAAGGGTTCACGTTTTTGGCGATATTTACGTGAATTTTCGTCTGAGGGATCATGTAAAGTTGGTGACATGTTGACTGTTGAGATGTTTTCTTTGGGAGATGGAGTCGTGGTTCGAGGTGTGTCCAAGGGAAAGGGTTTTCAGGGAGTCATCAAGCGCCACAATTATGCGGGTGGTCCCGCATCGCATGGTTCAATGTTTCATCGAGCTCCTGGGTCTATTGGTAATAGTTCATTTCCCTCGCGAGTGTGGAAAAATAAGGCTTTGCCAGGTCAAATGGGTAACAAGAACATAACGATTCAGGGGTTGAAGGTTATTGAAGTGAGGCCTGAGGAAAACTTGCTGTTTGTTTCAGGTTCAGTTCCGGGCAGTATAGGATCGTTGCTAGAGATCACCAAGTCGAAAAAGGACGCATAG
- the rpsJ gene encoding 30S ribosomal protein S10, translating into MNGDRRIRIRLKGFDYRILDQSVREIVDTVMRSGARIAGPVPLPTRIEKFTIQRSTHCDKKSREQFEVRTHKRLLDIMEPTPETMDALMKLNLAAGVDVEIKL; encoded by the coding sequence GTGAATGGGGATCGAAGGATACGGATACGGTTAAAGGGTTTTGATTACCGCATTTTGGATCAATCTGTTCGTGAAATTGTGGACACGGTCATGCGAAGTGGTGCTAGAATAGCCGGTCCTGTCCCTTTGCCGACACGCATTGAAAAATTCACCATTCAGCGCTCTACTCATTGTGATAAAAAATCTCGTGAGCAATTTGAGGTAAGAACGCACAAGCGTCTCTTGGATATTATGGAGCCAACGCCTGAGACGATGGATGCGTTGATGAAGCTGAATCTAGCTGCTGGGGTGGATGTCGAGATAAAGTTGTGA
- the tuf gene encoding elongation factor Tu: MGKAKFERKKPHLNVGTVGHVDHGKTTLTSALTKVMGDQGMAQYVAYDDVAKASESQGRRDPTKILTIAISHVEYESPNRHYAHVDCPGHADYVKNMITGAAQMDGAILVVSAADGPMPQTREHILLARQVGVPYIVVFLNKADKVEDKELLELVELEVRELLSKYGFPGDDVPIVTGSAIKAIEGDQSEIGVPSIMKLLEAIDSYVPTPERAIDKPFLMPIEDVFTISGRGTVVTGRVERGQVKVGDEIEIVGLKPTQTTVVTGVEMFRKVLDEGQAGDNIGALLRGTKKEEVERGMVLAKPKSITPHTKFKAEVYVLTKEEGGRHTPFFKGYRPQFYFRTTDVTGIVELEPGVEMVMPGDNVSFTGELIAPIAMEQGLRFAVREGGRTVGAGVVTEILA, encoded by the coding sequence ATGGGGAAGGCGAAATTTGAGCGGAAGAAGCCGCATTTGAATGTGGGAACCGTGGGGCACGTGGACCATGGGAAGACGACGCTGACCTCGGCGTTGACGAAGGTGATGGGGGATCAGGGGATGGCGCAGTATGTCGCCTATGACGATGTGGCGAAGGCGAGTGAGTCGCAGGGGCGGCGCGATCCGACGAAGATTTTGACGATTGCCATTTCGCATGTGGAGTATGAGTCGCCGAACCGTCATTATGCGCACGTGGACTGTCCGGGGCATGCGGACTATGTCAAGAACATGATCACGGGGGCGGCGCAGATGGATGGAGCCATCTTGGTCGTATCGGCGGCGGATGGGCCGATGCCGCAAACGCGGGAGCATATTCTACTGGCGCGGCAGGTAGGGGTTCCGTATATTGTGGTGTTTTTGAATAAAGCGGATAAGGTTGAGGATAAAGAGTTGTTGGAGTTGGTGGAGCTGGAAGTGCGGGAGTTGTTGAGTAAGTATGGATTTCCCGGGGATGACGTGCCGATTGTGACGGGCTCGGCGATTAAGGCAATCGAGGGGGATCAAAGTGAGATTGGGGTGCCGTCGATCATGAAGTTGCTGGAGGCGATCGATAGTTATGTGCCGACGCCGGAGCGGGCGATTGATAAGCCGTTTTTGATGCCGATAGAAGATGTGTTTACGATCAGTGGGCGCGGGACGGTGGTGACGGGGCGCGTGGAGCGTGGGCAAGTGAAGGTGGGCGATGAGATTGAGATTGTGGGGTTAAAGCCGACGCAGACGACGGTGGTGACGGGTGTGGAGATGTTCCGGAAGGTGTTGGACGAAGGGCAGGCGGGGGATAACATCGGGGCCTTGCTGCGGGGGACGAAGAAGGAAGAGGTGGAGCGGGGGATGGTGTTGGCGAAGCCCAAGAGTATCACACCGCATACGAAGTTCAAGGCCGAAGTGTATGTGTTGACGAAGGAAGAAGGGGGGCGGCATACGCCGTTTTTCAAGGGGTATCGGCCGCAGTTTTATTTCCGGACGACGGATGTGACGGGGATTGTGGAGTTGGAGCCCGGGGTGGAGATGGTGATGCCGGGGGATAATGTCTCGTTTACGGGGGAATTGATCGCGCCGATCGCGATGGAGCAGGGCTTACGGTTTGCGGTGCGAGAAGGGGGCCGTACGGTGGGGGCTGGCGTAGTCACGGAAATTTTGGCGTAA
- the fusA gene encoding elongation factor G, producing MSADLPLSRTRNIGIMAHIDAGKTTTTERVLFYTGVSHRIGEVHEGAAQMDWMEQERERGITITSAATTCFWGDYRINIIDTPGHVDFTIEVERSLRVLDGAVAVFDSVQGVEPQSETVWRQADKYRVPRIAFMNKMDRVGADYFAGIRSMVDRLGANPIPIQLPYGKEEALRGVFDLIEMKAYVYDDESLGAAYTVEDIPSDSLGIAQEYREKMIDAVAEYDDSVMERYLNGEELTSEEIKRAIRAGTLSLKLTPVFCGSAFKNKGVQPLLDAVVDFLPSPVDLPPVVGVDPGDGHEITRRADIAEPFSALAFKIMSDPFAGQLTYFRVYSGKLSTGSYIYNVTQGKKERVGRLLKMHANKREDIDDVYAGDIAAAVGLKESRTGDTLCDEKHQILLEVIKFPEPVISLAVEPKTKQDLERLGFSLGKLAQEDPSFHVKTDEETGQTLISGMGELHLEIIVDRLLREFKVQANVGKPEVAYRETIRGIAEAEGKYVKQTGGRGQYGHVFLRVEPGEAGVGLEFVNKIVGGVIPREYIPAVEKGVKERLETGVLAGYPMRDLRVTLFDGSYHDVDSNEMAFKIAASMAFESACQKADPTLLEPIMKVEVLVPQDFMGDVIGDLNSRRGKVHGIKARASSQAVDAAVPLSEMFGYATDLRSKTQGRATYSMEFEEYEAVPKQLAQQIIKKQRGE from the coding sequence GTGAGTGCTGATCTCCCATTAAGTCGGACGAGAAATATTGGCATCATGGCTCATATTGATGCTGGAAAAACGACGACGACTGAGCGAGTGCTGTTCTATACCGGCGTGTCTCATCGAATTGGTGAGGTTCATGAGGGTGCTGCTCAGATGGATTGGATGGAGCAGGAGCGTGAGCGGGGTATTACGATTACATCGGCGGCGACGACCTGTTTTTGGGGAGATTATCGGATTAATATCATTGATACTCCGGGTCATGTTGATTTTACGATTGAGGTGGAGCGCTCTCTTCGGGTGTTGGATGGCGCGGTGGCGGTGTTTGATTCGGTTCAGGGTGTTGAGCCTCAGTCGGAGACTGTTTGGCGTCAAGCTGATAAGTATCGAGTTCCAAGAATTGCGTTTATGAATAAGATGGATCGTGTGGGGGCTGACTACTTTGCGGGCATTCGTTCCATGGTGGACCGTCTTGGCGCGAATCCTATTCCGATTCAGCTTCCGTATGGCAAGGAAGAGGCCTTGCGAGGGGTCTTCGACTTAATAGAAATGAAGGCGTACGTCTATGATGACGAGAGTCTTGGGGCTGCTTATACGGTAGAGGATATTCCATCTGATTCATTGGGTATAGCCCAAGAGTATCGTGAGAAAATGATTGATGCTGTTGCGGAGTATGACGACTCTGTTATGGAGCGGTATTTGAACGGAGAGGAGTTGACGAGTGAAGAGATAAAGCGTGCGATAAGGGCCGGCACGCTAAGCCTAAAACTGACTCCGGTATTCTGTGGTTCTGCGTTCAAAAATAAGGGGGTTCAGCCTCTTCTTGATGCAGTCGTGGATTTTCTTCCTTCTCCGGTGGATTTGCCCCCCGTGGTTGGGGTGGATCCTGGTGATGGTCATGAAATCACAAGGCGTGCTGATATTGCTGAGCCATTCTCGGCTCTAGCTTTCAAAATTATGAGTGATCCGTTCGCTGGGCAGCTGACCTATTTCCGGGTGTACTCGGGGAAGTTGTCGACTGGTTCGTATATTTATAACGTGACTCAGGGCAAGAAGGAGCGGGTTGGTCGGCTTTTGAAAATGCATGCCAATAAACGCGAGGATATTGACGATGTGTATGCCGGTGATATCGCTGCGGCAGTGGGGCTAAAGGAGTCACGGACTGGTGATACCTTATGTGATGAAAAACATCAGATATTGTTGGAGGTGATCAAATTCCCTGAGCCTGTTATCTCTTTGGCTGTGGAGCCAAAGACAAAGCAGGACTTGGAAAGGCTTGGGTTTTCCCTTGGGAAGCTCGCTCAGGAAGATCCTTCGTTCCATGTGAAGACAGATGAAGAGACGGGGCAAACGCTCATCTCTGGTATGGGAGAGCTTCATTTGGAGATTATCGTGGATCGTCTTCTCAGGGAATTCAAGGTTCAGGCAAATGTTGGAAAGCCGGAGGTTGCCTACCGTGAGACGATCAGGGGAATTGCTGAAGCTGAAGGGAAATATGTCAAGCAGACTGGCGGGCGAGGGCAGTATGGACATGTTTTTTTGAGAGTTGAGCCTGGTGAGGCGGGTGTTGGGCTTGAGTTTGTCAATAAGATAGTGGGTGGGGTTATACCCAGGGAGTATATTCCGGCGGTTGAAAAGGGTGTGAAGGAGCGTTTGGAGACTGGGGTTTTGGCGGGATATCCGATGAGGGATTTAAGGGTCACGCTTTTTGATGGATCTTATCATGATGTAGATTCTAACGAAATGGCATTTAAGATCGCGGCTTCTATGGCATTTGAAAGTGCTTGTCAGAAGGCAGATCCGACTCTTTTGGAGCCGATCATGAAGGTTGAGGTTTTGGTTCCTCAGGACTTTATGGGGGATGTGATCGGAGATTTGAATAGTCGTCGAGGGAAGGTTCATGGTATAAAGGCGCGCGCTTCGTCGCAAGCCGTTGACGCGGCGGTTCCTCTTAGTGAGATGTTTGGGTATGCGACGGACTTGAGGTCAAAAACTCAAGGGCGTGCAACGTACAGTATGGAATTTGAAGAGTATGAAGCTGTGCCAAAGCAGTTGGCGCAACAGATCATAAAGAAGCAGCGAGGCGAATAA
- the rpsG gene encoding 30S ribosomal protein S7: protein MPRRPIVLRKKVSYDPRFNDPVVGKFLSILMKDGKRSTVERVCYGAFDLVQEKTGNDPLKVFHAALGNVKPVVEVKSRRVGGASYQVPVEIRSVRQIALALRWISQSAKARAGRSMQEKLAGELLDAANNAGASVKKRDEVHRMAEANRAFAHYRW from the coding sequence ATGCCAAGACGGCCGATTGTTCTTCGTAAAAAAGTTTCATATGACCCTCGGTTTAACGACCCGGTGGTGGGAAAGTTTTTAAGCATTTTAATGAAGGATGGGAAGCGGAGCACCGTAGAGCGGGTGTGTTATGGCGCCTTTGATTTGGTTCAAGAGAAGACGGGAAATGATCCGCTGAAAGTATTTCATGCGGCACTTGGTAATGTGAAGCCCGTTGTGGAGGTTAAGTCTCGCAGGGTTGGTGGGGCTTCCTATCAGGTTCCGGTTGAGATTCGCTCGGTTCGACAAATTGCTTTGGCGTTGCGTTGGATTTCTCAAAGTGCGAAGGCGCGCGCTGGTCGGAGTATGCAGGAGAAATTGGCGGGTGAATTGTTGGATGCTGCGAATAATGCTGGGGCTTCTGTGAAGAAGCGCGACGAAGTTCACCGTATGGCTGAGGCGAATCGAGCCTTTGCTCACTATCGTTGGTGA
- the rpsL gene encoding 30S ribosomal protein S12, with translation MPTVNQLVRVGRKSAQVKSKSPALNRCPQRRGVCLRVYTTTPKKPNSALRKVARVRLTTGVEVTTYIPGMGHNLQEHSIVLIRGGRVKDLPGVRYHMVRGALDAVGVANRRQGRSKYGAKKPK, from the coding sequence ATGCCTACCGTTAACCAATTAGTCCGTGTTGGTCGAAAAAGCGCTCAAGTCAAGAGTAAAAGTCCTGCCTTAAATCGTTGTCCCCAAAGACGCGGTGTGTGTCTGAGGGTGTATACGACAACGCCTAAAAAGCCAAACTCTGCCTTGCGTAAGGTCGCAAGGGTGCGACTGACTACCGGTGTAGAGGTGACGACCTACATTCCAGGTATGGGGCACAATCTCCAGGAGCACTCGATCGTGTTGATCCGTGGTGGACGTGTCAAGGACTTGCCTGGCGTACGTTATCATATGGTTCGCGGAGCCTTAGATGCCGTAGGGGTTGCCAACCGAAGGCAGGGGCGTTCCAAGTACGGGGCTAAGAAGCCAAAGTAG